One stretch of Novosphingobium pentaromativorans US6-1 DNA includes these proteins:
- a CDS encoding NAD(+) synthase translates to MHEHGFVRVATSTPHVRTADVAFNRDAILAEARRAHEAHVDLLVYPELCLSSYAIDDLHLQQAMIEAVEAAIGEIVKASAQLTPVLLIGAALRKNGRLYNCALAIAHGKLLGAVPKSYLPNYREFYEKRWFASGKDIRGQSIRVNGHDVPFGTDLVFASEVLPGFRFFAEICEDFWAATPPSSLGALAGATILCNLSASNIVIGKSDERHMLCRSQSARATAAYVYCAAGHGESTTDLAWDGQGVIYELGDLLAESERFSLDPELCIADVDCDRILNDRMRLPTFNDSGEVAGRPDETFRTVSFRHAPAGRDIGLIRQVSRFPFVPDRAERLDADCYEAFNIQVDGLMRRIESTGAKSMVIGVSGGLDSTHALIVAARACDRLGLPRTFIRGYTMPGFGTSEGTKSNAWKLMKALGITADEIDIIPASTRMLEDIGHAFADGEPVYDVTFENVQAGLRTDYLFRLASQNSGFVIGTGDLSELALGWCTYGVGDQMSHYAVNSGVPKTLIQYLIRWCATTGDFDKPTAKILLAILATEISPELVPAGADGAIQSTEAKIGPYELNDFFLHHVMRFGQKPSKVAFLAWHAWHDTAAGTWPAGFPDERKNAYDLETIRSWLEKFLGRFFAFSQFKRSAIPNGPKVSSGGALSPRGDWRAPSDASAAVWLAELEARLP, encoded by the coding sequence ATGCACGAGCACGGTTTCGTGCGCGTCGCGACCTCCACGCCGCACGTGCGCACGGCAGACGTCGCCTTCAATCGCGACGCGATCCTGGCCGAGGCGCGCCGCGCGCACGAGGCGCATGTCGATCTGCTGGTCTATCCCGAACTGTGCCTGTCCTCCTACGCGATCGACGACCTGCACCTTCAGCAGGCCATGATCGAGGCAGTCGAGGCGGCGATCGGCGAAATCGTCAAGGCAAGCGCGCAATTGACGCCTGTGCTTCTGATCGGCGCTGCGCTGCGCAAGAACGGCCGGCTCTACAACTGCGCTTTGGCAATCGCTCATGGCAAGCTTCTGGGCGCGGTTCCCAAGTCCTACCTGCCCAACTATCGCGAATTCTACGAAAAGCGCTGGTTCGCCAGCGGGAAGGACATTCGCGGCCAGTCGATCCGGGTCAATGGGCACGATGTGCCTTTCGGCACGGACCTCGTCTTTGCCTCCGAAGTCCTGCCGGGCTTCCGCTTCTTCGCCGAGATCTGCGAGGATTTCTGGGCCGCGACCCCGCCCAGTTCGCTTGGCGCGCTCGCCGGGGCGACGATCCTGTGCAACCTTTCGGCTTCCAACATCGTGATCGGCAAGTCGGACGAGCGGCACATGCTCTGCCGCTCGCAATCGGCCCGCGCGACCGCGGCCTATGTCTATTGCGCCGCCGGGCACGGCGAGAGCACGACCGACCTTGCCTGGGACGGGCAGGGCGTCATCTACGAACTGGGTGACCTGCTTGCCGAATCCGAGCGTTTCTCGCTCGATCCCGAGCTGTGCATCGCCGACGTCGACTGCGACCGTATCCTCAACGACCGGATGCGCCTGCCGACCTTCAACGATTCCGGCGAAGTGGCCGGGCGGCCGGACGAGACGTTCCGCACCGTTTCGTTCCGACACGCGCCCGCGGGGCGCGATATAGGCCTGATCCGGCAGGTGAGTCGCTTTCCCTTCGTTCCCGACCGCGCAGAGCGGCTCGATGCGGACTGCTACGAGGCGTTCAACATCCAGGTCGACGGCCTCATGCGCCGCATCGAATCGACCGGCGCGAAGTCGATGGTCATCGGCGTTTCGGGCGGCCTCGATTCGACCCATGCGCTGATCGTCGCCGCCCGGGCCTGCGACCGGCTGGGCCTGCCGCGCACTTTCATCCGCGGCTATACGATGCCCGGCTTCGGCACGAGCGAGGGCACCAAGTCCAATGCCTGGAAGCTGATGAAGGCCCTGGGCATTACCGCCGACGAAATCGACATCATTCCCGCCTCGACCCGGATGCTGGAGGACATCGGCCATGCCTTCGCCGACGGTGAGCCGGTTTACGACGTGACGTTCGAGAACGTGCAGGCGGGCCTGCGCACCGACTATCTCTTCCGTCTGGCCAGCCAGAACAGCGGTTTCGTGATCGGCACCGGCGACCTGTCCGAACTGGCGCTGGGCTGGTGCACATATGGCGTGGGCGACCAGATGAGCCATTACGCGGTCAATTCCGGCGTGCCCAAGACGCTGATCCAGTACCTGATCCGCTGGTGTGCGACGACTGGCGACTTCGACAAGCCGACCGCGAAGATCCTGCTGGCGATTCTGGCTACCGAGATCTCTCCCGAACTGGTCCCGGCCGGGGCCGACGGCGCGATCCAGAGCACCGAGGCCAAGATCGGGCCATACGAACTCAACGATTTCTTCCTGCACCACGTGATGCGGTTCGGGCAGAAGCCTTCGAAAGTGGCGTTCCTTGCCTGGCATGCCTGGCATGACACGGCGGCGGGCACCTGGCCGGCCGGGTTCCCGGACGAGCGCAAGAATGCCTACGACCTGGAGACCATCCGCAGCTGGCTCGAGAAATTCCTGGGCCGCTTCTTCGCCTTCAGCCAGTTCAAGCGCTCGGCGATCCCCAACGGGCCCAAGGTGTCTTCTGGCGGGGCGCTGAGCCCGCGCGGGGACTGGCGTGCACCGTCCGATGCAAGCGCGGCGGTCTGGCTGGCGGAACTGGAAGCGCGGCTGCCCTGA
- a CDS encoding SufE family protein: protein MRSLDDIREEYEFLDGDERYRLLIELGRELDAMPDALKTDATRVRGCSASVWVYPMAQDDGRLHFLADSNAAITKGIVALVISAVQDRPAADVAATDIAAALEPFDLKNQLSSNRTQGVPNMITLIRETAARYAAS from the coding sequence ATGCGCAGCCTCGACGATATCCGCGAAGAGTACGAATTCCTCGATGGCGACGAACGCTATCGCCTGCTGATCGAACTCGGCCGCGAACTGGACGCCATGCCCGATGCGCTCAAGACCGATGCGACCAGGGTGCGCGGCTGCTCGGCCAGCGTCTGGGTCTATCCGATGGCGCAGGACGACGGCAGACTGCACTTCCTGGCCGACAGCAACGCGGCCATCACCAAGGGCATCGTCGCACTGGTGATCTCTGCCGTGCAGGACAGGCCCGCCGCCGATGTCGCTGCAACCGACATCGCCGCCGCGCTCGAACCTTTCGACCTGAAGAACCAGCTGTCGTCCAACCGCACTCAGGGCGTGCCCAACATGATCACCCTGATTCGCGAAACAGCAGCCCGGTATGCGGCAAGTTAA
- a CDS encoding YbaN family protein produces the protein MRQVKRGVWLAAGIFFVALGTIGIFLPIMPTVVFYLLAAWCFSKSHPEWAEKLHNHPIHGHHLRAWRDRRAISRKGKVSAILAMTASIPFTWLLTGWPWFLIPVAVLAILGPWIWTRPE, from the coding sequence ATGCGGCAAGTTAAACGCGGGGTCTGGCTGGCGGCGGGGATCTTCTTCGTCGCGCTGGGGACCATCGGCATCTTCCTGCCGATCATGCCGACCGTGGTGTTCTACCTGCTGGCGGCCTGGTGCTTTTCCAAGAGCCATCCCGAATGGGCGGAAAAGCTTCACAACCATCCCATCCACGGCCATCACCTGCGCGCCTGGCGCGATCGCCGGGCGATCAGCCGCAAGGGCAAGGTCTCCGCGATCCTCGCTATGACCGCCTCGATTCCCTTCACATGGCTGCTGACCGGCTGGCCCTGGTTCCTGATCCCGGTCGCGGTGCTGGCGATTCTGGGCCCCTGGATATGGACGCGGCCCGAATAG
- a CDS encoding sterol desaturase family protein, which produces MSAVVASLIVLATVAVMEFVAWSSHKYVMHGFGWAWHRDHHEPHDNLLEKNDLFALVGAGMSISMFALGSPLVLGESAWAPATWIGLGILVYGVIYTLIHDGLVHQRYFRWVPKRGYAKRLVQAHKLHHATIGKEGGVSFGFVVARDPAVLKRELREQRQAGIAVLREAVED; this is translated from the coding sequence ATGTCCGCAGTTGTTGCCAGCCTGATCGTCCTTGCCACCGTGGCCGTGATGGAATTCGTCGCATGGTCGAGCCACAAGTACGTCATGCACGGGTTCGGCTGGGCCTGGCACCGCGATCATCACGAACCGCACGACAACCTGCTGGAGAAGAACGACCTCTTCGCGCTCGTCGGCGCAGGGATGAGCATTTCGATGTTCGCGCTCGGCTCTCCGCTTGTCCTCGGAGAGAGCGCCTGGGCGCCGGCTACGTGGATCGGCCTCGGCATCCTCGTCTATGGTGTGATCTACACCCTGATTCACGATGGCCTCGTCCACCAGCGGTATTTCCGCTGGGTGCCCAAGCGCGGCTATGCCAAGCGGCTGGTGCAGGCGCACAAGCTGCACCACGCAACGATCGGCAAGGAAGGCGGAGTGAGCTTCGGCTTCGTGGTCGCCCGCGATCCGGCAGTGCTCAAGCGCGAACTGCGCGAGCAGCGCCAGGCCGGCATCGCTGTCCTGCGCGAGGCGGTCGAGGACTGA
- the leuC gene encoding 3-isopropylmalate dehydratase large subunit — protein MSTKPRTLYQKIWDAHVVDQRDDGTCLVYIDRHIIHEVTSPQAFESLRAAGRPVRRPDLTLAVPDHNLPTTARKDAAGNVLPIADEQSAQQLAALQKNAPEFGIRYIDSTDPEQGIVHVVGPEQGFSLPGATIVCGDSHTACHGGLGALAFGIGTSEVEHVLATQTLLLKQSKTMEVRVEGTLGAGVTPKDVILHIIGQIGTAGGTGHVIEYRGNVFEEMSIEGRLTVCNMSIEGGARAGLVAPDETTFAYIKGRPYAPKGEEWDKAVAWWKSLATDEGATFDKTVLIRAEDIQPTVTWGTSPEDTSAIGGVVPAPEDFADPSKQSAVKVSLEYMGLTPGTKLTDIEVQNVFIGSCTNSRIEDIRAAAEVLKGRHKADNVKWAIIVPGSGLVKQQAEAEGLDKIIIEAGLEWREPGCSACLAMNPDKVPAGERCASTSNRNFTGRQGPGARTHLMSPAMAAAAAVTGKLTDVRDLVG, from the coding sequence ATGAGCACGAAACCGCGTACACTCTACCAGAAGATCTGGGACGCCCACGTCGTCGACCAGCGCGACGACGGTACCTGCCTCGTCTATATAGACAGGCACATCATCCACGAGGTGACCAGCCCGCAGGCCTTCGAAAGCCTTCGCGCCGCCGGACGCCCGGTGCGCCGCCCAGACCTTACGCTCGCGGTTCCCGACCACAACCTGCCGACTACGGCGCGCAAGGACGCTGCAGGCAATGTCCTGCCCATCGCCGATGAGCAGAGCGCCCAGCAGCTCGCCGCGCTTCAGAAGAATGCGCCCGAGTTCGGCATCCGCTACATCGATTCGACCGACCCGGAACAGGGCATCGTCCACGTCGTCGGCCCCGAGCAGGGCTTCTCGCTGCCTGGCGCGACGATCGTGTGCGGCGACAGCCACACCGCCTGCCACGGCGGCCTGGGCGCCCTGGCATTCGGCATCGGCACCAGCGAGGTCGAGCACGTTCTCGCTACGCAGACCCTGCTGCTCAAGCAGTCCAAGACCATGGAAGTGCGCGTCGAGGGCACGCTGGGTGCCGGCGTCACGCCCAAGGACGTAATTCTCCACATCATCGGCCAGATCGGTACTGCCGGCGGCACCGGCCACGTGATCGAGTACCGCGGCAACGTCTTCGAGGAAATGTCGATCGAGGGCCGCCTGACGGTCTGCAACATGTCGATCGAAGGGGGCGCGCGCGCCGGCCTGGTCGCTCCCGATGAGACCACTTTCGCATACATCAAGGGACGCCCCTACGCGCCCAAGGGCGAGGAATGGGACAAGGCAGTGGCCTGGTGGAAGAGCCTTGCCACCGATGAAGGCGCAACTTTCGACAAGACCGTCCTGATCCGCGCCGAAGACATCCAGCCGACCGTGACCTGGGGCACCAGCCCCGAGGATACGTCCGCGATCGGCGGCGTCGTTCCGGCGCCGGAAGACTTCGCCGACCCTTCGAAGCAGAGCGCAGTGAAGGTCAGTCTCGAGTACATGGGCCTGACGCCCGGCACGAAGCTGACCGACATCGAAGTGCAAAACGTCTTCATCGGCTCATGCACCAACAGCCGCATCGAGGACATCCGCGCTGCCGCCGAAGTGCTCAAGGGCCGCCACAAGGCCGACAACGTCAAGTGGGCGATCATCGTCCCCGGCTCGGGCCTCGTCAAACAGCAGGCCGAGGCCGAAGGGCTCGACAAGATCATCATCGAGGCCGGTCTCGAATGGCGCGAACCGGGCTGCTCGGCCTGCCTTGCGATGAACCCGGACAAGGTTCCCGCCGGAGAGCGATGCGCCTCGACCAGCAACCGCAATTTCACCGGGCGCCAGGGCCCCGGTGCACGCACCCACCTGATGAGCCCGGCCATGGCCGCAGCGGCTGCCGTCACCGGCAAGCTGACAGACGTGCGCGATCTGGTAGGATAA
- the leuD gene encoding 3-isopropylmalate dehydratase small subunit encodes MEPISHVTGRAIPFGRKNVDTDVIIPAAWLKTITREGLGQGAFEAVKQEPGNVFTDPEYAGAPILIAGDNFGCGSSREHAAWALLDMGVTCVIAPSFSDIFASNAFKNGILTVALPQDAVDRLLEVAKSDDIDVDLATQSVTTPFQDRFTFEIDPFRKHCLLEGLDEVGLTMAQGDAIKAHETRAKEEMPFLARTISTVD; translated from the coding sequence ATGGAACCCATTTCGCACGTAACCGGCCGCGCCATTCCGTTCGGCCGCAAGAACGTCGACACCGACGTCATCATCCCGGCCGCCTGGCTCAAGACGATCACCCGCGAAGGGCTTGGCCAGGGTGCCTTCGAGGCGGTCAAGCAGGAACCGGGCAACGTCTTCACCGACCCGGAATATGCCGGTGCGCCGATCCTGATTGCAGGCGACAACTTCGGCTGCGGCTCCAGCCGTGAACACGCCGCCTGGGCCCTGCTAGACATGGGCGTGACCTGCGTGATCGCGCCCAGCTTCTCCGACATCTTCGCCAGCAATGCTTTCAAGAACGGCATCCTTACCGTGGCGCTGCCGCAGGATGCGGTCGACCGCCTGCTGGAAGTGGCGAAAAGCGACGATATCGACGTCGACCTGGCAACACAGTCCGTAACGACGCCGTTCCAGGACCGCTTCACCTTCGAAATCGATCCTTTCCGCAAGCACTGCCTGCTCGAAGGTCTCGACGAAGTGGGCCTGACCATGGCGCAGGGCGATGCCATCAAGGCTCACGAAACGCGCGCGAAAGAGGAAATGCCTTTCCTTGCCCGCACCATCTCGACGGTCGACTGA
- a CDS encoding DUF1476 domain-containing protein codes for MTSFEDRERAEEAKFAHDADTQFRIQARRNRLLGEWAAERMGLSQAETEAYAKAVVQADFEEAGDEDVIRKLLGDITAAGVETTEAEVRTALEAKQVEARRAFLGEV; via the coding sequence ATGACGAGTTTTGAAGACCGCGAACGCGCCGAAGAAGCCAAGTTCGCACATGATGCCGATACGCAGTTCCGCATTCAGGCGCGCCGCAACCGCCTCCTCGGGGAATGGGCCGCAGAACGCATGGGCCTTTCGCAGGCCGAAACCGAAGCCTATGCCAAGGCCGTCGTCCAGGCCGACTTCGAGGAAGCCGGCGACGAAGACGTCATCCGCAAGCTGCTCGGCGACATCACCGCCGCCGGCGTCGAGACCACCGAGGCCGAAGTGCGCACCGCGCTTGAGGCCAAGCAGGTCGAGGCCCGCCGCGCCTTTCTCGGCGAAGTCTGA
- a CDS encoding BolA family protein, producing MAMSAEQIETLIRASLPDAQVTITDLAGDGDHYSAHVVSAAFTGKPRVAQHKMVYEALGGRMGGELHALQLTTAVPN from the coding sequence ATGGCAATGTCCGCAGAACAGATCGAAACCCTCATCCGGGCTTCGCTGCCCGATGCGCAAGTGACGATCACGGACCTTGCCGGTGACGGCGACCATTATTCCGCGCACGTGGTTTCCGCCGCATTCACCGGCAAGCCGCGCGTTGCGCAGCACAAGATGGTCTACGAAGCACTGGGCGGTCGCATGGGCGGCGAACTCCATGCCTTGCAACTGACGACCGCCGTTCCCAACTGA
- the grxD gene encoding Grx4 family monothiol glutaredoxin, with protein sequence MSEVNARIGEIVNKNDIVLFMKGTPLFPQCGFSSRAVAILDHLGAPYESVDVLQDMEIRQGIKTYSDWPTIPQLYVKGEFVGGSDIMMEMYEAGELHQLFIDSGLATQG encoded by the coding sequence ATGTCCGAAGTCAACGCCCGCATCGGCGAGATTGTAAACAAGAACGACATCGTCCTGTTCATGAAAGGGACGCCGCTATTCCCCCAGTGCGGCTTTTCGAGCCGGGCGGTGGCGATCCTCGATCACCTCGGCGCTCCCTATGAGAGCGTCGACGTGCTGCAGGACATGGAAATACGCCAGGGCATCAAGACCTACTCGGATTGGCCGACGATCCCCCAGCTCTATGTAAAGGGCGAATTCGTCGGCGGCAGCGACATCATGATGGAAATGTACGAGGCCGGCGAGCTTCACCAGCTTTTCATCGATTCAGGCCTCGCCACGCAGGGCTGA
- a CDS encoding NUDIX hydrolase → MFKFPPTDEPMAADGPNVIPAATVLIFRKSQTGNAPELLMLQRAKEMRFAGGAAVWPGGRIDPADRDLAKVLLPQVPIERAAAKIAGIRETLEETGLMIATREPVSAAQAAAARAMLFEQGRLAPVLDHFGWQLDPDSLTLYAHWCPPWERAFDTRFFIHNLGTGSVEVEVDATENTRLFWTSAADALAMADRGEITVIFPTRRNLERLAQFSSFEQVLEDIARYPVCRITGAFVEQDGEKWLMLPEGAGYPVLGEPKTTLLRG, encoded by the coding sequence ATGTTCAAGTTCCCGCCGACCGACGAGCCCATGGCCGCAGATGGCCCGAATGTCATCCCGGCCGCAACCGTGCTCATCTTCCGCAAGTCGCAAACCGGCAATGCACCGGAGTTGCTGATGCTGCAGCGGGCGAAGGAAATGCGCTTTGCCGGCGGGGCAGCCGTCTGGCCCGGCGGGCGGATAGATCCTGCCGACCGCGATCTTGCGAAAGTACTGCTTCCCCAGGTCCCGATCGAAAGGGCCGCAGCCAAGATCGCCGGTATCCGTGAGACACTCGAGGAAACCGGCCTCATGATCGCCACGCGCGAGCCGGTCAGTGCGGCGCAAGCAGCGGCAGCCCGCGCGATGTTGTTCGAACAGGGCAGGCTTGCCCCGGTACTCGATCACTTCGGCTGGCAACTCGACCCCGACAGTCTGACGCTCTATGCCCACTGGTGCCCGCCATGGGAGCGTGCCTTCGATACCCGCTTTTTCATTCACAACCTCGGAACCGGCTCGGTCGAGGTCGAAGTCGATGCGACGGAGAACACGCGCCTGTTCTGGACCAGCGCCGCCGATGCCCTGGCCATGGCGGATCGCGGCGAGATCACGGTCATCTTCCCGACCCGGCGCAACCTGGAAAGGTTGGCCCAGTTCAGTTCCTTCGAGCAAGTGCTTGAAGATATTGCCCGCTATCCGGTGTGCCGCATCACCGGCGCGTTCGTCGAACAGGACGGCGAGAAATGGCTGATGCTGCCCGAGGGCGCGGGATACCCCGTGCTGGGTGAACCCAAGACCACCCTCTTGCGCGGTTAG
- a CDS encoding PilZ domain-containing protein, with the protein MTRPMLPRRYIRRPVSMSVQCRTHTGMRDRGVISDISIEGCCIRPRSLFFKVGTRVMIRPEGMEVLTGVVRWNKDDVAGIEFDRPMYGPVVDYLVLRHGPEA; encoded by the coding sequence ATGACTCGTCCCATGTTGCCTCGCCGGTACATCCGTCGGCCTGTATCTATGTCCGTGCAGTGCCGCACGCACACAGGCATGCGCGATCGGGGCGTGATTTCCGACATTTCGATCGAAGGGTGCTGCATCCGACCGCGAAGCCTTTTCTTCAAGGTCGGCACGCGGGTGATGATCCGACCCGAAGGCATGGAAGTCCTCACCGGCGTAGTGCGGTGGAACAAGGACGATGTGGCCGGGATCGAATTCGACCGGCCTATGTATGGTCCTGTCGTCGATTACCTGGTTCTGAGGCACGGCCCCGAAGCCTGA
- a CDS encoding AMP-binding protein has product MSGDLHSRFARSFEAFADRVLVEDGARRWTYREIEVEAGRLAGRLQALGVAPGERVLVQTDKNVETLLLYIATIRAGAIYLPLNIDYTESELTYFAADATPVLAVCRERSTELFARIGGGAMQVTTLERLFADLPEEGAAPVPRRSDDIAAILYTSGTTGKPKGAMLTQDNLASNGEMLIDFWRFTHEDRLIHALPIFHVHGLFVAVHCVLFSGASMVFLPRFESARVIELMADSTVLMGVPTFYTRLLADPGFTRETAADMRLFISGSAPLSADIHRAFEARCGHRVLERYGMTETGMLTSNPYEGERRAGYVGPPLPGVSLRIAEFETGKVLPRGEVGIVEVKGRNIFKGYWQMPEKTAAEFRGDGWFITGDMGVIDADGYVQLVGREKDLIISGGLNVYPAEVEALLDDRDDVAEAAVIGVPHPDFGEAVVAVVQPSGAFDPEAVREDLRKQLAAFKVPKAILTLDVLPRNTMGKIQKKLLRERFAGLFA; this is encoded by the coding sequence ATGTCGGGCGATCTTCATTCTCGCTTTGCGCGCAGCTTCGAGGCGTTTGCCGATCGAGTTCTTGTCGAGGATGGGGCGCGGCGCTGGACCTACCGCGAAATCGAGGTGGAGGCGGGGCGTCTGGCCGGGCGACTTCAGGCGCTCGGCGTGGCGCCGGGCGAACGGGTTCTCGTGCAGACCGACAAGAACGTCGAGACGCTCTTGCTCTACATCGCGACGATCCGGGCCGGGGCGATCTACCTGCCGCTCAACATCGACTATACCGAGTCCGAACTGACTTATTTCGCGGCCGACGCGACGCCGGTTCTGGCTGTCTGCCGAGAACGGAGCACCGAACTCTTCGCCCGCATCGGCGGCGGCGCGATGCAGGTGACGACGCTTGAGCGCCTCTTCGCCGACTTGCCGGAAGAGGGGGCCGCGCCCGTGCCGCGCCGGAGCGACGATATCGCAGCGATCCTTTATACTTCCGGCACGACCGGCAAGCCCAAGGGGGCCATGCTCACGCAGGACAACCTCGCGTCCAATGGCGAGATGCTGATCGACTTCTGGCGATTCACGCATGAGGATCGGCTCATTCATGCCTTGCCGATATTCCACGTCCATGGCCTGTTCGTTGCGGTGCACTGCGTGCTTTTCTCGGGCGCGTCGATGGTCTTCCTGCCCAGGTTCGAGAGCGCGCGCGTGATCGAACTGATGGCGGATTCGACGGTCTTGATGGGTGTGCCCACGTTCTACACCCGCCTGCTTGCCGATCCCGGCTTCACCCGCGAGACAGCTGCCGACATGCGCCTGTTCATCTCCGGCTCGGCCCCGCTGTCGGCCGACATCCACCGCGCGTTCGAGGCGCGCTGCGGCCACCGGGTGCTGGAGCGCTACGGCATGACCGAAACCGGGATGCTCACCTCCAACCCATATGAGGGTGAGCGCCGTGCTGGCTATGTGGGCCCGCCGCTGCCCGGGGTTTCGCTGCGCATTGCCGAGTTTGAAACCGGCAAGGTGCTGCCTCGGGGGGAAGTCGGCATAGTCGAAGTCAAGGGACGCAACATCTTCAAGGGCTATTGGCAGATGCCTGAGAAGACCGCGGCCGAGTTCCGCGGCGATGGCTGGTTCATCACCGGCGACATGGGGGTGATCGATGCCGATGGTTACGTCCAGCTGGTCGGGCGCGAGAAGGACCTGATCATCTCTGGCGGCCTCAACGTTTACCCCGCCGAAGTCGAGGCACTGCTGGACGATCGCGATGACGTGGCCGAGGCGGCGGTGATCGGTGTGCCGCATCCCGATTTCGGCGAAGCAGTCGTTGCAGTGGTCCAGCCATCGGGGGCGTTCGATCCCGAGGCGGTGCGAGAGGACCTGCGCAAGCAGCTGGCTGCGTTCAAGGTCCCCAAGGCGATCCTGACGCTCGACGTCTTGCCCCGCAACACGATGGGCAAGATACAGAAAAAGCTTCTGCGAGAGCGTTTCGCCGGGCTTTTCGCCTGA